Proteins encoded within one genomic window of Bacillota bacterium:
- the pstB gene encoding phosphate ABC transporter ATP-binding protein: MAQAVSIADLSVSFGRQQVLRRVSLTARAAEVTALIGPSGCGKTTLLRSINRLHDLYSGASVSGQILLGTENVYAKQTDPVELRRRIGMIFQKPNPFPHLSIFENVAVGIRLHGLASPASLALQVQACLQKASLWNEVKDRLHMLGTSLSGGQQQRLCIARALAVNPEVFLMDEPCASLDPISTMHVEELIAELGREYTIIIVTHNMQQAARVSQQAAFVLNGELIEFGATKELFVHPQDPRSEAYITGRMG; this comes from the coding sequence ATGGCACAAGCTGTCAGTATAGCAGATTTGTCCGTCAGCTTTGGCCGACAACAGGTACTTCGTCGCGTGTCCTTGACGGCACGTGCCGCAGAAGTTACCGCTCTCATCGGCCCGTCTGGCTGCGGCAAGACAACTCTTTTGCGTAGCATCAATCGCTTACATGATCTTTACTCGGGAGCGAGCGTCTCGGGTCAAATTTTACTCGGCACAGAGAATGTTTACGCTAAGCAGACTGACCCGGTGGAGCTACGCCGCCGCATCGGCATGATATTTCAGAAGCCGAATCCCTTTCCTCATTTGTCCATTTTTGAAAACGTGGCTGTGGGCATACGCCTGCACGGCCTGGCCTCCCCGGCGTCTCTCGCTCTACAGGTGCAGGCCTGCCTACAGAAGGCCTCTCTGTGGAATGAAGTCAAGGATAGATTGCACATGCTCGGTACCTCGCTTTCGGGTGGCCAGCAACAACGCCTATGTATTGCGCGCGCCTTAGCGGTGAATCCGGAGGTGTTCCTAATGGACGAGCCATGTGCTTCGCTCGACCCGATCAGCACTATGCATGTGGAAGAATTGATTGCGGAGCTAGGCCGCGAGTACACTATTATCATTGTCACCCACAACATGCAGCAGGCCGCCCGGGTGTCCCAGCAGGCGGCCTTTGTCTTAAATGGCGAACTTATTGAATTCGGGGCGACAAAAGAGCTCTTTGTTCACCCACAGGACCCGCGCAGCGAAGCCTACATCACGGGGCGGATGGGTTAG
- the murA gene encoding UDP-N-acetylglucosamine 1-carboxyvinyltransferase: MLVRGGVPLNGKIAVSGAKNAVLPLLAAALMANDGKTKLESVPRLNDVSTMLEVISHLGGTINSFGEEIEIDCQNLNGNDAPYNLISQMRASVLIMGPLLGRLGKAKVSLPGGCAIGTRPIDLHLKGFSLLGADIVVGHGFVEATAKTLIGNTIYLDYPSVGATENIMMAACFADGVSFIQNAAEEPEIVDLACFINCLGGRVDGAGTDTIVIHGRKTFRGPHYRVIPDRIEAGTYMMAAAITGGELLVENVIPEHVVSVTAKLREAGVQIDILGDSVRVSGTSHIAPVDVKTLPYPGFPTDMQPQMMALLCRGQGTSMITETVFENRFMHVPELRRMGAQIRTEGRNAIIKGVPNLSGAPVAASDLRAGAALILAGLSAQGVTEISGVSHIERGYGDIVGKLQQVGADICKKD; encoded by the coding sequence ATGTTAGTGCGCGGAGGGGTGCCCTTAAATGGAAAAATAGCTGTCAGCGGGGCAAAAAATGCGGTGTTGCCTCTCTTGGCGGCCGCGTTAATGGCGAATGACGGTAAAACCAAGCTTGAGTCGGTGCCAAGGCTCAACGATGTTTCCACCATGTTGGAGGTAATCTCCCACTTGGGTGGAACCATCAATTCGTTTGGCGAAGAGATTGAGATTGATTGCCAAAACCTAAATGGCAATGACGCCCCCTACAACCTCATCAGTCAAATGAGGGCGTCTGTGCTCATTATGGGTCCCCTTTTGGGGCGCCTAGGCAAGGCTAAGGTATCACTGCCAGGCGGCTGCGCTATTGGTACGCGCCCCATCGACCTACACCTCAAAGGCTTCTCATTGCTCGGGGCTGATATCGTAGTTGGGCATGGCTTTGTCGAGGCTACCGCCAAGACTCTTATCGGCAACACTATTTACTTGGACTACCCTAGTGTGGGCGCCACAGAGAATATTATGATGGCCGCTTGCTTTGCGGACGGAGTATCATTTATTCAAAATGCGGCCGAGGAGCCAGAGATTGTTGATTTGGCTTGCTTCATTAATTGCCTGGGGGGCCGTGTTGATGGGGCAGGTACGGACACCATTGTGATACACGGCCGTAAAACCTTCCGTGGCCCGCATTACCGGGTCATACCTGATCGCATCGAGGCTGGCACCTACATGATGGCGGCGGCCATCACCGGCGGGGAGCTGTTGGTAGAAAATGTTATTCCAGAGCATGTGGTCAGCGTGACGGCCAAGCTGCGTGAAGCGGGGGTGCAGATCGATATTCTCGGTGATAGTGTGCGTGTTTCTGGCACTTCGCATATTGCGCCGGTGGACGTAAAAACTTTACCCTATCCCGGTTTCCCTACCGATATGCAGCCCCAGATGATGGCGCTCTTGTGCCGGGGACAGGGGACTAGCATGATTACCGAGACAGTATTCGAAAACAGGTTCATGCATGTACCTGAGCTGCGCCGCATGGGGGCGCAGATTCGCACTGAGGGACGCAATGCCATTATCAAGGGTGTCCCGAATCTCTCTGGTGCACCTGTAGCTGCCTCAGACTTGCGCGCGGGCGCGGCCTTAATTCTGGCCGGGTTATCCGCACAGGGTGTCACGGAAATTAGCGGCGTGTCCCATATCGAGCGAGGGTATGGCGACATTGTCGGCAAGTTGCAACAAGTTGGCGCCGACATCTGCAAAAAGGACTGA
- a CDS encoding F0F1 ATP synthase subunit epsilon has translation MGTMWVEVVTPERKVVSRECTMVSVRALDGEIGILPGHIPLVTVIVPGVLRIKDEQGEQRIALSAGFLEVGADHKVIILAETAELSSEIDVERARRAKTRAEERLAQKGNPEIDFVRNEMALRKAIARIRAVDRDE, from the coding sequence ATGGGTACGATGTGGGTGGAGGTAGTGACCCCGGAGCGCAAAGTGGTGAGCCGGGAGTGCACCATGGTCAGTGTACGCGCCCTCGACGGCGAAATTGGTATCTTACCTGGGCACATCCCCCTTGTCACCGTAATCGTACCAGGCGTATTGCGCATCAAAGACGAGCAGGGTGAGCAAAGAATAGCCCTGAGCGCAGGTTTTCTGGAAGTCGGCGCCGATCACAAGGTTATTATTCTCGCTGAAACGGCAGAGCTCTCTAGCGAAATTGATGTGGAGCGCGCTCGCCGCGCCAAGACACGCGCCGAGGAGCGCTTGGCACAGAAGGGCAACCCCGAGATCGACTTTGTGCGCAATGAAATGGCCTTGCGTAAAGCCATAGCCCGTATAAGAGCGGTTGACAGAGACGAGTGA
- a CDS encoding M23 family metallopeptidase, with protein MILRIKALVNRLRLKGVLLWHRLKFSLPPGRVVRLFRSRRFLMASYLLVVVLLAGVWWWNSPYRLWGTRVSEPPGTLEPITTPPEDPPEEPPVITVPPLVVTADPVVTSPPGASTPPPEVAAEPVAAVVTRIEQLTKPIAGPIIAPYGFQWSATFQAFQYHHGVGIEATIGTPVVAAHGGRVVSIGQQDPAWGTKVTIDHGSGWQTVYANLRRVTVRVDQVVTTGQELGQLDTNPAAKGAEATQLYFALYKEGESVDPTYMFR; from the coding sequence ATGATCTTACGTATTAAAGCTCTCGTAAATCGCTTGCGCCTAAAGGGCGTTCTCCTGTGGCACCGACTGAAGTTCAGCCTGCCCCCCGGTCGAGTGGTACGATTATTTCGCAGCAGGCGTTTTCTTATGGCCAGCTACTTGTTGGTCGTGGTTCTCCTGGCTGGCGTGTGGTGGTGGAATAGCCCCTACCGCCTATGGGGAACGCGGGTATCGGAGCCGCCTGGCACTTTGGAACCCATTACTACCCCCCCTGAAGATCCTCCAGAAGAGCCGCCTGTCATCACAGTGCCACCCCTAGTAGTCACAGCCGACCCGGTCGTTACCTCTCCGCCGGGAGCCAGCACCCCCCCGCCAGAGGTAGCTGCCGAGCCGGTCGCGGCGGTAGTCACCCGCATCGAGCAGCTGACTAAGCCCATCGCCGGGCCCATCATCGCTCCCTATGGCTTTCAGTGGTCCGCTACGTTTCAAGCCTTTCAGTACCACCATGGAGTTGGCATCGAGGCCACGATCGGTACGCCAGTAGTGGCCGCGCATGGCGGACGTGTGGTAAGTATCGGGCAACAAGACCCCGCCTGGGGTACCAAAGTCACCATTGATCATGGTAGTGGCTGGCAGACAGTCTATGCCAACCTCAGGCGCGTTACGGTACGGGTTGACCAAGTCGTTACTACAGGGCAAGAGCTTGGGCAGCTAGACACGAATCCAGCCGCTAAAGGTGCCGAGGCGACTCAGCTTTACTTCGCTCTCTATAAAGAGGGTGAGTCAGTGGACCCAACCTACATGTTCCGGTAA
- the spoIID gene encoding stage II sporulation protein D: MRVLLRYGVFLAIILVVMPSIIVAVWGWWQPPPPPLDSPFMVNVYSTRTGQVVSLPLEEYVAGVVAAEMPALFAPAALEAQAIAARTYVVRRARQLGGGGCSRHQEADVCDDPAHCQAYLSEQALQLKWGMMDFGSNLAKIQAAVRNTAGKIITYRGRPIDPIYHSTCGGRTEYAENVWSNSYPYLSGRECAFCTHSNRFTEERRFASLDFIALLRQEDAALVLATRDLARRPPPIQILRRSASGRVQELRVGNRQFSGTTLRRLLGLRSTNFTVSASQNEVIIVTRGHGHGVGMCQWGADGLARAGKDHTYILKFYYGEVSIVSLAGR; encoded by the coding sequence ATGCGCGTCTTGCTACGGTATGGTGTGTTTTTGGCAATTATACTCGTTGTCATGCCAAGCATAATAGTCGCAGTGTGGGGGTGGTGGCAGCCACCCCCACCTCCTTTGGACAGCCCCTTCATGGTAAATGTTTACTCAACAAGAACAGGGCAGGTCGTCTCGCTACCGCTAGAAGAATATGTAGCTGGAGTAGTCGCCGCAGAAATGCCGGCACTCTTTGCTCCTGCCGCCTTAGAGGCACAAGCCATTGCCGCGAGAACTTATGTGGTTCGTCGCGCCAGGCAGCTAGGTGGTGGCGGCTGTTCTCGCCACCAAGAGGCCGATGTCTGTGATGACCCGGCTCACTGCCAGGCCTACTTATCCGAGCAGGCCCTGCAACTAAAGTGGGGAATGATGGATTTTGGCAGCAACCTAGCTAAGATTCAAGCTGCCGTTAGAAACACGGCGGGCAAGATAATCACCTACCGGGGCCGCCCTATCGACCCCATCTATCACTCGACTTGTGGAGGCAGAACAGAGTATGCCGAAAACGTGTGGAGCAACAGCTATCCTTACCTGAGTGGGCGCGAATGCGCTTTCTGTACCCACTCCAACCGTTTCACAGAAGAACGCCGCTTTGCAAGTCTTGACTTTATTGCCCTACTTAGGCAGGAAGACGCTGCCCTAGTCCTCGCAACACGCGATCTAGCCCGCCGACCACCGCCCATCCAAATCCTGCGGCGTAGTGCTAGCGGGCGTGTCCAGGAGTTAAGGGTCGGCAATCGACAGTTCTCTGGTACTACGCTGCGCAGGCTTTTGGGTTTGCGCTCCACCAACTTTACCGTCAGCGCCAGTCAAAATGAGGTCATTATTGTGACACGCGGACATGGGCATGGTGTGGGTATGTGTCAGTGGGGAGCCGACGGCTTAGCACGTGCAGGAAAGGATCATACTTACATACTTAAGTTCTACTATGGTGAAGTCAGTATAGTTTCCCTTGCGGGCAGGTAG
- the pstC gene encoding phosphate ABC transporter permease subunit PstC, with product MFIKRLVSRTHSGEGLFPMVTALAAALLLSLVGGIFWVVLRGAWPAMSAFGLGFLVSTAWDPVQNIYGAAPVMLGTLATSILALLIAGPLGVATAVYINELAPGYLRKPVSFAVELLAAVPSVVYGLWGLFVLAPWIRTGPGAFLEQHFGFLPVFRGPSLGVGVLTTGLLLAIMILPTITALTREVMRGVPLDLREALFALGATRWEMITRVVLPNSKAGIIGALLLGLGRAIGEAMAVTMVIGNANRLPVSLLAPAQTAASLIVNEFPEAFDLQLSSLLLLGLWLFITTSLVNLAAVWLVYRPTSVKSAQGGALHAK from the coding sequence ATGTTTATAAAAAGACTAGTGTCTCGCACCCATAGCGGCGAAGGGCTCTTCCCTATGGTCACCGCACTCGCGGCAGCGCTACTGCTGTCCCTCGTCGGCGGCATCTTTTGGGTGGTGCTCCGCGGCGCATGGCCAGCTATGAGTGCCTTTGGTCTGGGCTTCTTAGTGTCTACCGCCTGGGACCCCGTGCAAAATATCTATGGTGCCGCACCTGTCATGTTGGGCACCTTAGCGACTTCTATACTGGCGCTGCTTATTGCCGGGCCTCTAGGCGTCGCGACGGCCGTCTACATTAATGAGCTGGCACCAGGTTACCTGCGCAAACCTGTCTCTTTTGCGGTGGAGCTTCTCGCCGCGGTACCGAGCGTGGTATATGGACTATGGGGACTTTTTGTCCTGGCCCCGTGGATAAGGACGGGCCCTGGAGCCTTCCTCGAGCAGCACTTCGGATTCTTGCCCGTCTTTCGTGGCCCTTCGCTGGGAGTCGGGGTTTTAACAACGGGCCTCCTGCTAGCGATAATGATTCTGCCCACCATCACCGCCTTAACGCGGGAGGTGATGCGTGGAGTGCCGCTCGATCTGCGCGAGGCTCTTTTTGCGCTCGGCGCTACGCGCTGGGAGATGATAACGCGGGTCGTGCTGCCAAACAGCAAAGCTGGAATTATCGGCGCTCTGCTCCTTGGCTTGGGACGGGCCATCGGCGAGGCCATGGCTGTGACCATGGTCATAGGCAACGCTAATCGCCTGCCGGTATCCCTACTAGCGCCCGCCCAAACGGCGGCCTCGCTCATCGTCAACGAGTTTCCCGAGGCCTTCGACCTACAACTATCTTCGCTCCTCTTGCTAGGTCTCTGGCTTTTTATTACCACCTCCCTCGTAAATTTGGCTGCGGTCTGGCTAGTGTATCGCCCGACGTCCGTCAAAAGTGCACAAGGAGGCGCCCTTCATGCCAAGTAA
- the pstA gene encoding phosphate ABC transporter permease PstA codes for MPSNHRRRVDGRAAEVISSLFALAATLILGLILYFIARRGLGAINWTFLTSLPTPVGQPGGGIGNALIGSAIMIGIGTLLAVPWGVTAAIFLDQHPHSKLASATRFACRVLTGVPSLIIGLFVFTLLVLPTRTYSALAGGIALGVMMTPLITLSSETILATVSSSWREASYALGATKQQTVRMLILPTAAGGLTVGIMLAVALAAGQTAPVLLTALTSRFWLENLTQPAASLPVLIYTYGISPFPDWQSQAWGAALALVTIVLVLNIVSQAVVSVVNRRRGV; via the coding sequence ATGCCAAGTAATCACAGACGCAGAGTTGATGGACGGGCAGCAGAAGTTATCAGTAGCCTCTTTGCTCTTGCCGCCACGTTAATACTTGGACTCATTTTGTACTTCATCGCCCGACGGGGATTAGGCGCCATAAACTGGACCTTTTTGACGAGCTTGCCTACTCCCGTCGGTCAGCCAGGAGGTGGCATCGGCAATGCCTTAATCGGCAGCGCCATCATGATTGGCATTGGCACCTTGCTGGCTGTGCCGTGGGGTGTTACGGCGGCTATTTTTCTTGATCAACACCCTCACAGCAAGCTCGCCTCCGCTACACGTTTTGCCTGTCGTGTACTCACGGGGGTGCCCTCACTCATTATTGGGCTCTTCGTTTTCACCCTGTTGGTTTTACCGACGAGAACTTACTCCGCCCTAGCTGGCGGTATTGCGCTGGGGGTAATGATGACCCCCCTCATTACGCTGTCCTCAGAGACGATACTGGCCACTGTTTCGTCTAGCTGGCGAGAAGCTTCTTATGCGCTGGGGGCAACTAAGCAACAGACTGTGCGCATGCTCATTTTGCCCACCGCCGCGGGCGGCCTGACCGTGGGCATTATGCTCGCCGTGGCCTTGGCGGCTGGCCAAACCGCACCTGTACTACTAACCGCTCTAACCAGTCGCTTTTGGCTTGAGAACTTGACACAGCCCGCGGCCTCTCTGCCTGTACTCATCTATACCTATGGGATTTCGCCCTTTCCGGATTGGCAGTCGCAGGCCTGGGGTGCCGCCCTGGCCTTGGTGACTATCGTGCTGGTCTTGAATATCGTATCCCAGGCTGTTGTTAGTGTCGTAAACAGAAGGAGGGGCGTGTAG
- a CDS encoding DUF1694 domain-containing protein: MSDKIEREALSKYGRRCELKRTLLREGHGATPVFRRKERNAHLGQLLERVAWVLTLPQLETNVVSADFSALLDPRQIEKLLVRSDYLSRAMAYVQAAVKRGVQFSVVSSPDFTGDVVLVLLRHA, from the coding sequence GTGAGCGATAAAATTGAGCGCGAGGCTCTCTCGAAGTATGGACGGCGTTGTGAACTGAAGCGCACCCTGCTACGAGAGGGCCACGGCGCTACTCCGGTTTTCAGACGTAAAGAGCGCAATGCCCATTTAGGCCAGCTCTTAGAGCGGGTGGCTTGGGTCTTAACGCTGCCACAGCTAGAGACCAATGTGGTAAGTGCTGACTTCAGCGCCTTACTTGACCCTCGGCAAATTGAGAAACTACTAGTTCGCTCCGACTACCTAAGTCGTGCCATGGCCTATGTGCAAGCTGCTGTAAAACGCGGCGTACAGTTCTCCGTGGTTAGCTCGCCAGATTTTACGGGTGATGTGGTGCTAGTTCTCCTACGCCACGCTTAG
- a CDS encoding YwmB family TATA-box binding protein, whose translation MRKFVTGIMVVGLMFFGGNMALRLGGEGPQWSPLERAFAASQATLLEVSMNGWASIPVSKQSVGQLQELLRHASQAAFGLVPTDIKYWEDMGARQAHATFITDIYSIETNSQSLMNNGRQETYLVLTMTTTVPSHSIAKMEATLRTFFLAAGVRPTVTTCFVGVLKGKLTPSEVALIVGQVLTALHAETQEFYTDGTSVNVVGFSRYLPPGVNIAGRHTNLSLMMRFDPGNNKTRIWLASPNLSLSI comes from the coding sequence ATGCGAAAATTTGTAACTGGTATTATGGTTGTAGGTCTCATGTTTTTTGGGGGCAACATGGCGCTGCGTTTGGGTGGCGAGGGCCCACAATGGAGTCCATTGGAACGGGCTTTCGCCGCATCTCAGGCGACCTTGCTCGAGGTGAGCATGAACGGCTGGGCGAGCATCCCGGTTAGTAAGCAGAGTGTGGGACAACTGCAAGAACTGCTTCGCCACGCCTCGCAAGCGGCCTTCGGGCTAGTGCCGACAGATATAAAGTATTGGGAAGACATGGGCGCCAGACAGGCGCACGCCACCTTCATCACGGACATCTACTCTATAGAAACAAATTCTCAATCGCTCATGAACAACGGGCGGCAGGAGACCTACCTCGTACTAACTATGACGACTACAGTGCCGAGCCACTCCATCGCGAAAATGGAGGCAACTCTGCGCACTTTTTTTCTGGCGGCAGGTGTTCGTCCTACGGTCACAACTTGCTTCGTAGGCGTGCTGAAAGGCAAGCTCACGCCGAGTGAGGTCGCCCTCATTGTGGGGCAAGTGCTCACTGCGCTGCATGCAGAAACGCAAGAATTTTATACAGATGGAACAAGCGTCAATGTTGTCGGCTTCAGCCGCTACTTGCCCCCGGGCGTGAACATCGCCGGCAGGCACACGAATTTATCGTTGATGATGCGTTTTGACCCAGGAAATAACAAAACGCGAATCTGGTTGGCCTCACCAAACTTAAGTCTTTCCATCTAG
- the pstS gene encoding phosphate ABC transporter substrate-binding protein PstS, translated as MKKSIPILRSVALVLCLGILASTLQGVALAQTAPITIQLDGRQLVTDVAPIIVNGRTLVPMRAIFESLGASLTWTEATQTVTARKAATTVTLVINRATATVNTQSVPLDQPAQIRSGRTLVPLRFVAEALGAEVDWDGSRNRVIVTNTAVSRRRAPVAQELRLTTGGASFPFPLYTRLVAEYRNITSPAVSIDYASVGSGAGIRGILARTFDFAGTDAPLTDAQQREVLPNEILHIPTVMGAVAVTYNLPGIGSGLRLSPDILADIFLGRITQWAHPRIAALNPGIAFPDTPMTVVRRSDASGTTFIFTDYLARVSEAWRSGVGVGTSVAWPGTTVGARGNEGVSAKVMQVPGAIGYVELSNAILNNLHVAQLRNRAGNFVLPSPEGATAAAAGLAANMPADMRVSLVDSPGPDAYPIVGLTWILVYRDQADEAKARATVDFLRWAIAERNLEPFALELHYAPLPEVMLQRVRQMLRTINHNGVVIWP; from the coding sequence GTGAAAAAGAGCATCCCCATTCTAAGGTCAGTAGCCTTGGTGTTATGTCTTGGCATTTTGGCCTCCACACTTCAGGGCGTAGCCCTAGCCCAAACCGCGCCCATCACCATTCAGCTTGACGGTCGCCAACTGGTCACCGACGTCGCACCGATCATTGTCAATGGACGCACCTTAGTGCCCATGCGCGCTATCTTCGAGTCTCTGGGCGCCTCGCTCACCTGGACCGAGGCTACCCAGACTGTGACGGCACGTAAAGCAGCCACGACAGTCACCTTAGTCATTAATCGTGCTACCGCCACTGTCAATACTCAGTCCGTTCCACTAGATCAACCTGCACAGATCCGGAGCGGGCGCACCTTGGTGCCTCTGCGCTTTGTAGCAGAAGCCCTCGGCGCAGAGGTGGACTGGGATGGCAGTCGAAACCGTGTCATCGTAACCAATACCGCGGTATCACGCCGCCGTGCGCCCGTCGCGCAAGAGCTTCGTCTCACCACCGGTGGAGCGTCCTTTCCCTTCCCCCTTTACACGCGTTTGGTCGCTGAATACCGCAATATTACTAGCCCTGCTGTCAGTATAGACTATGCCTCGGTAGGCTCGGGCGCTGGTATTCGCGGCATCTTAGCCCGTACCTTTGATTTTGCCGGCACCGATGCCCCCCTCACAGACGCCCAGCAGAGAGAAGTTCTCCCGAACGAAATTCTCCACATCCCCACTGTCATGGGTGCAGTAGCTGTCACCTACAACCTGCCCGGTATCGGCAGCGGCCTTAGACTCTCGCCCGACATCTTGGCCGACATCTTCCTCGGCCGCATTACCCAGTGGGCCCACCCTCGCATCGCCGCACTCAACCCAGGCATTGCCTTCCCCGATACACCAATGACCGTAGTACGCAGATCAGACGCTAGCGGCACAACTTTCATTTTCACGGACTACTTGGCTAGGGTAAGCGAGGCCTGGAGATCCGGAGTAGGTGTCGGTACTTCGGTAGCTTGGCCCGGAACTACCGTAGGTGCACGCGGCAACGAAGGTGTTTCGGCTAAGGTCATGCAAGTTCCCGGTGCAATCGGTTATGTCGAGCTCTCTAATGCCATTCTGAACAATCTACATGTGGCCCAATTGCGTAACCGCGCTGGCAATTTCGTCCTCCCCTCCCCTGAAGGAGCTACAGCCGCGGCCGCGGGCTTGGCTGCTAACATGCCGGCCGACATGAGGGTGTCCCTTGTGGATTCACCAGGTCCCGATGCCTACCCCATAGTGGGCTTGACATGGATATTGGTCTACCGGGACCAAGCCGATGAGGCCAAGGCGCGTGCCACAGTCGACTTCTTGCGGTGGGCCATCGCTGAGCGCAACCTCGAGCCCTTCGCCCTAGAGCTGCACTACGCCCCCTTGCCAGAAGTGATGCTGCAGAGAGTACGGCAGATGCTGCGCACAATTAACCACAATGGTGTTGTTATCTGGCCCTAG
- the atpD gene encoding F0F1 ATP synthase subunit beta has protein sequence MNKGNITQVMGPVIDVKFSPGNLPNILNALTVSSVNPAGQESILVVEVMHHVGDNVARCVAMASTDGLVRGMEVVDTGKSIAVPVGPQTLGRLFNVLGEPIDGKGALVAPPKHPIHRSAPLLEELSPAEEILETGIKVIDLLCPYSKGGKIGLFGGAGVGKTVAIQELIHNIAIEHGGYSVFAGVGERTREGNDLYLEMTESGVLNKTALVFGQMNEPPGARMRVGLTGLTMAEYFRDEEGRDVLLFIDNIFRFVQAGAEVSTLLGRMPSAVGYQPTLATDVGQLQERITSTKKGSITSVQAIYVPADDLTDPAPATTFAHLDATTVLSRSISELGIYPAVDPLESTSRILDPRVLGQEHYDVARGVQAVLQRYKELQDVIAILGMDELSEEDKLVVARARKIQRFLSQPMFVAEVFTGLSGEYVPVRETVRGFAEILAGKHDALPEDAFLMVGAIEQAMAKGQRIIAESGER, from the coding sequence GTGAACAAGGGAAATATCACACAAGTAATGGGCCCGGTCATCGACGTCAAGTTTTCTCCGGGCAATTTGCCAAACATTCTTAATGCCCTCACGGTGAGTAGCGTCAACCCCGCCGGGCAAGAGAGCATCCTAGTTGTAGAAGTAATGCACCATGTCGGTGACAACGTGGCCCGCTGCGTGGCCATGGCTTCTACCGATGGTTTAGTGAGAGGCATGGAGGTCGTTGACACAGGCAAGTCCATCGCCGTCCCGGTGGGACCGCAGACCTTAGGCCGTCTCTTTAACGTTCTTGGCGAACCCATCGATGGCAAGGGAGCACTAGTTGCGCCCCCTAAGCACCCCATCCACAGGTCGGCACCTCTCCTCGAGGAGCTCAGCCCTGCGGAAGAAATACTGGAGACAGGCATCAAGGTTATCGACCTCTTGTGCCCCTACTCTAAGGGCGGTAAGATCGGCCTCTTCGGTGGGGCAGGCGTCGGTAAGACTGTTGCCATTCAAGAGCTTATCCACAATATCGCTATTGAGCATGGCGGTTACTCTGTGTTCGCCGGGGTCGGAGAGCGCACGCGCGAAGGCAATGACCTTTATCTTGAAATGACAGAGTCAGGCGTTCTCAATAAGACGGCGCTCGTCTTCGGGCAGATGAACGAGCCGCCCGGCGCGAGAATGCGCGTTGGCTTGACCGGACTCACCATGGCAGAGTACTTCCGTGACGAAGAGGGGCGCGATGTGCTACTCTTCATCGATAATATCTTCCGCTTTGTCCAAGCAGGTGCAGAAGTTTCGACGCTTCTTGGCAGAATGCCATCGGCAGTAGGGTATCAGCCGACGCTAGCTACCGATGTGGGTCAATTGCAGGAGCGCATTACGTCAACGAAGAAGGGAAGTATCACCTCCGTGCAGGCCATCTATGTGCCCGCGGATGACCTTACAGACCCTGCTCCGGCGACAACTTTCGCCCATCTTGACGCCACAACCGTTTTGTCGCGCTCCATCTCCGAGCTAGGCATCTACCCGGCCGTAGATCCCCTCGAGTCCACCTCGCGCATTCTCGATCCTCGCGTTCTAGGTCAGGAGCACTATGACGTAGCACGCGGCGTTCAGGCCGTGTTGCAGCGCTACAAAGAACTGCAGGATGTCATCGCCATTCTTGGCATGGATGAACTCAGCGAAGAGGACAAACTTGTAGTCGCCCGCGCGCGCAAAATCCAGCGCTTCCTCAGTCAGCCAATGTTTGTGGCCGAAGTCTTTACCGGTCTCTCTGGCGAGTATGTGCCAGTGCGCGAAACAGTGCGTGGTTTTGCCGAAATTCTCGCTGGCAAGCATGACGCCTTGCCCGAAGACGCTTTCCTGATGGTGGGCGCTATTGAGCAAGCCATGGCGAAAGGGCAACGCATTATCGCGGAAAGCGGCGAGCGCTAA